A window from Azoarcus sp. DD4 encodes these proteins:
- a CDS encoding PilL N-terminal domain-containing protein, giving the protein MQSALPSHCTARNSLLLAAALTAGCATTLSPPPSTSSHTSSHAAESVPPPPTDVRVVRYGRYTLVELAPTEAQLNLMLQVVDVAVPDTLDATVADALRHVLQRSGYQLCSGPQTDALNALPLPAAHYQIGPIVLRDALLTLAGPAWELHADDGARQVCFSQVTTPVDPLTPLPAPVKDAETPAEAFPLVEEAQP; this is encoded by the coding sequence TGTTGCTGGCCGCCGCCCTGACCGCAGGCTGCGCGACCACACTGTCCCCGCCCCCTTCCACCTCATCGCACACCTCATCGCACGCCGCTGAATCCGTGCCACCACCACCGACTGACGTCCGTGTGGTTCGCTACGGTCGCTACACCCTGGTCGAACTCGCGCCCACCGAGGCCCAGCTGAACCTGATGCTGCAAGTGGTCGATGTGGCGGTGCCGGACACCCTGGACGCGACGGTGGCCGACGCGCTGCGCCATGTGTTGCAGCGCTCCGGCTACCAGCTTTGCAGCGGTCCTCAGACTGATGCACTGAACGCCCTCCCGCTGCCGGCAGCCCACTACCAGATCGGGCCGATCGTGTTGCGCGACGCGCTGTTGACACTCGCGGGTCCAGCGTGGGAATTGCACGCAGATGACGGTGCGCGCCAGGTCTGTTTCAGCCAGGTCACCACACCTGTCGATCCACTCACCCCGCTGCCGGCGCCCGTCAAGGATGCCGAAACGCCAGCCGAGGCCTTCCCGCTCGTCGAGGAGGCCCAGCCATGA
- a CDS encoding TIGR03759 family integrating conjugative element protein, which yields MSCFRVTPFLIAALLAGAASVTVAQHATLSATAPTHERPAATIRSDEQLARDWGLGSEEWAHYRELMQGPLGVHSPNIDPLTALGIEARTDEERRRYAELQVQVEARRVEKLLAYQRAYDAAWQRLYPDLQRVALPGAGTASVPTMTPQGERIAVFIKDACPTCDRVVERLQAAGTRFDLYMVGSRQDDARIRRWATQAGIDPAKVRARAITLNHDDGRWLSLGLPGDLPAVVREVNGQWQRHQWQRQ from the coding sequence GTGAGCTGCTTCAGGGTCACCCCGTTCTTGATTGCCGCACTGCTCGCCGGCGCGGCTTCCGTCACCGTCGCCCAGCACGCCACCCTGTCAGCTACCGCCCCCACCCACGAGCGGCCGGCGGCCACCATCCGCAGCGACGAGCAGTTGGCCCGCGACTGGGGGCTGGGTAGCGAAGAATGGGCGCACTACAGGGAACTGATGCAGGGTCCGCTGGGCGTGCATTCCCCCAACATCGACCCGCTCACGGCACTCGGTATCGAAGCTCGCACGGACGAGGAACGGCGCCGCTACGCCGAGCTGCAGGTCCAGGTGGAAGCCCGTCGGGTCGAGAAGCTGCTGGCCTACCAGCGCGCCTACGATGCAGCCTGGCAGCGGTTGTACCCCGACCTGCAGCGCGTTGCGCTGCCGGGTGCCGGCACGGCGTCCGTTCCAACCATGACGCCACAGGGCGAACGCATCGCCGTATTTATCAAGGATGCCTGCCCCACCTGCGATCGCGTCGTCGAGCGGCTCCAGGCTGCGGGCACCCGATTCGATCTCTACATGGTCGGCAGCCGCCAGGACGATGCCCGCATCCGGCGGTGGGCCACGCAGGCCGGCATCGACCCGGCCAAGGTGCGTGCCCGCGCGATCACGCTCAACCACGACGACGGGCGCTGGCTATCGCTCGGCCTGCCCGGCGACCTGCCGGCGGTGGTGCGCGAGGTGAACGGCCAATGGCAGCGACACCAATGGCAGCGACAGTAA
- the traD gene encoding type IV conjugative transfer system coupling protein TraD: MAQPHAVEVLLRPAVELYTVAVCAGAALLCLAAPWSLALNPLLGFGSALAFLAFGAIRLRDAWAILRYRRNIRRLPRYVMTSRDVPVSQQRLFIGKGFRWDQRHTHRLMQTYRPEFRRYVEPTAIYRAARRLEERLEFAPFPLSKLASALAWDSAFNQVRPLPPLGGLPRLHGIELHEVDVTLPLGERVGHSLVLGTTRVGKTRLAELFITQDIRRTVGGQHEVVIVFDPKGDADLLKRMYVEAKRAGREGEFYVFHLGWPDISARYNAVGRFGRISEVATRIAGQLSGEGNSAAFREFAWRFVNIIARALVELGQRPDYLLIQRHVINIDALFIEYAQHYFAKNEPKAWEVIVQLEARLNEKNIPRNMIGREKRVVALEQYLSQVRIYDPVLDGLRSAVRYDRTYFDKIVASLLPMLEKLTTGKIAQLLAPNYSDLDDPRPIFDWMQIIRKRAVVYVGLDALSDAEVAAAVGNSMFSDLVSVAGHIYKFGIDDGLPGPATGVKVPINVHADEFNELMGDEFIPMVNKGGGAGVQVTAYTQTLSDIEARIGNRAKAGQVVGNFNNLFMLRVRETATAELLTRQLPKVEVYATALMSGATDSSDPRGNTAFTSNTQDRISSNSVPLIEPAHVVALPKGQCFALIEGGNLWKVRMPLPAPDPDEAMPKDLQALAGYMRQHYVEVDDWWDNQGMPGLQDSALPADLLDDFKQMAAVDEETGA, translated from the coding sequence ATGGCCCAGCCGCATGCCGTCGAGGTCCTCCTGCGGCCAGCGGTGGAGCTATACACCGTGGCGGTTTGCGCCGGCGCCGCGCTTCTGTGCCTGGCGGCACCGTGGTCGCTCGCGCTGAATCCACTGCTCGGGTTCGGCAGCGCGCTGGCCTTCCTGGCGTTCGGCGCGATCCGGCTGCGCGATGCCTGGGCGATCCTGCGCTACCGCCGCAACATCCGCCGCCTGCCGCGCTACGTGATGACCAGCCGCGACGTGCCGGTGAGCCAGCAGCGGCTGTTCATCGGCAAGGGCTTTCGCTGGGACCAGCGCCACACGCACCGGCTCATGCAGACCTATCGGCCGGAGTTCCGCCGCTACGTGGAGCCGACCGCGATCTACCGGGCCGCCCGGCGGCTGGAGGAGCGTCTGGAGTTCGCGCCGTTTCCGCTCTCGAAACTCGCCAGCGCCCTGGCCTGGGACAGCGCATTCAATCAGGTGCGTCCGTTGCCACCGCTCGGCGGGTTGCCGCGCCTGCACGGCATCGAACTGCACGAGGTCGACGTTACCTTGCCGCTGGGCGAGCGTGTCGGCCACTCTCTGGTGCTCGGGACCACGCGCGTGGGCAAGACACGCCTGGCCGAGCTCTTCATCACCCAGGACATCCGGCGCACGGTGGGCGGCCAGCACGAGGTCGTGATCGTGTTCGACCCCAAGGGCGACGCCGACCTGCTCAAGCGCATGTACGTGGAGGCTAAGCGCGCCGGGCGCGAGGGCGAATTCTACGTCTTCCACCTGGGCTGGCCGGACATCTCGGCGCGCTACAACGCGGTGGGCCGCTTCGGGCGCATCTCCGAGGTCGCTACCCGCATCGCCGGCCAACTCTCCGGCGAAGGCAACAGCGCCGCATTCCGCGAGTTCGCCTGGCGCTTCGTGAACATCATCGCCCGCGCCCTGGTCGAGCTGGGGCAGCGGCCGGACTACCTGCTGATCCAGCGCCACGTCATCAACATCGATGCGCTGTTCATCGAGTACGCCCAGCACTACTTCGCCAAGAACGAGCCGAAGGCCTGGGAGGTCATCGTCCAGCTCGAAGCCAGGCTGAACGAGAAGAACATCCCACGCAACATGATCGGGCGCGAGAAGCGCGTCGTGGCGCTGGAGCAGTACCTGTCGCAGGTGCGGATCTACGACCCGGTGCTCGACGGCCTTCGGTCGGCGGTGCGCTACGACCGGACCTACTTCGACAAGATCGTCGCCTCGCTGCTGCCGATGCTGGAGAAGCTGACCACCGGCAAGATCGCGCAACTGCTCGCACCGAACTATTCGGATCTCGACGACCCGCGGCCGATCTTCGACTGGATGCAGATCATCCGCAAACGCGCGGTGGTCTACGTGGGGCTGGACGCGTTGTCCGATGCCGAGGTGGCCGCAGCGGTGGGCAACTCCATGTTCTCCGACCTCGTGTCCGTCGCGGGGCACATCTACAAGTTCGGCATCGACGACGGCCTGCCCGGACCGGCGACCGGCGTGAAGGTGCCCATCAACGTCCACGCGGACGAGTTCAACGAGCTCATGGGCGACGAGTTCATCCCGATGGTCAACAAGGGCGGCGGTGCCGGCGTGCAGGTGACGGCCTACACGCAGACCCTGAGCGACATCGAGGCCCGCATTGGCAACCGCGCCAAGGCCGGCCAGGTGGTCGGCAACTTCAACAACCTATTCATGTTGCGCGTGCGCGAGACCGCCACCGCGGAACTGCTGACGCGGCAACTGCCCAAGGTCGAGGTGTATGCCACGGCGTTGATGAGCGGCGCCACCGACAGTTCCGACCCGCGCGGCAATACCGCCTTCACGTCCAACACCCAGGACCGCATCAGCAGCAACAGCGTGCCGCTGATCGAGCCGGCGCATGTGGTGGCGCTGCCAAAGGGGCAATGCTTCGCGCTGATCGAGGGCGGCAACCTCTGGAAAGTCCGCATGCCGCTGCCAGCGCCCGATCCCGACGAGGCCATGCCGAAGGATCTGCAGGCGCTGGCCGGCTACATGCGCCAACACTACGTCGAGGTCGACGACTGGTGGGACAATCAGGGCATGCCGGGCCTGCAGGACAGCGCCTTGCCCGCCGACCTCCTGGACGACTTCAAACAGATGGCGGCCGTCGATGAAGAGACCGGGGCATGA
- a CDS encoding integrating conjugative element protein, translated as MNRTVLIAALIVANGLLSAATASAQTASAPLIVAEDRGGASALPYYQPLNPQPDRATPPAPMPLPRVGSPADAEAAMLPARSTQLSPGDVPRRVIRAPGLTPLFLIGDDERSRTWLRQRQPALRELQAVGLVVNVESMAALAALRRLAPGLTLSPASGDDLAQRLGLRHYPVLITATGIEQ; from the coding sequence ATGAACCGCACCGTCCTCATTGCCGCCCTCATTGTCGCTAACGGGCTGCTGTCCGCCGCGACGGCTTCCGCCCAGACCGCCTCCGCGCCGCTGATCGTCGCCGAAGACCGCGGCGGCGCTTCCGCACTGCCGTACTACCAGCCGCTGAATCCGCAGCCGGATCGCGCCACGCCGCCAGCCCCGATGCCACTGCCCCGCGTGGGCAGTCCGGCCGACGCCGAGGCCGCCATGCTGCCGGCGCGCTCGACGCAACTGTCGCCGGGCGACGTGCCGCGCCGCGTCATCCGCGCGCCGGGCCTGACGCCGCTGTTCCTGATCGGCGACGACGAGCGTTCGCGGACCTGGCTGCGGCAGCGCCAGCCCGCACTGCGCGAGCTGCAGGCCGTGGGGCTGGTGGTCAACGTGGAGTCCATGGCGGCGCTGGCGGCATTGCGCCGCCTGGCGCCCGGCCTGACCCTCTCGCCCGCATCGGGCGACGACTTGGCCCAGCGCCTGGGCCTGCGCCACTACCCAGTGCTCATCACCGCCACCGGCATCGAGCAGTGA
- a CDS encoding lytic transglycosylase domain-containing protein, whose translation MAATVSTPKRTRRPGRLTLHCAAAALLLMTAPWALATPVREVPPPAYQLAAQRVGIPSAVLYAVALQESGTRLRGRMVPWPWTLNVAGTPQRYATRAAACTGLRRALGRKPAKRIDAGLGQVNLGYHAHRYTQPCELLDPYRNLGIAAEILREQHIPGEDWLIAIGRYHRPAGGEPAARYRRSVHRHLTRVLGPGIPVPTHQATTP comes from the coding sequence ATGGCAGCGACAGTAAGCACCCCGAAGCGGACAAGGCGGCCGGGCCGCCTGACCCTCCACTGCGCTGCTGCGGCGCTGCTGTTGATGACGGCCCCCTGGGCGCTGGCCACCCCGGTCCGGGAAGTGCCGCCGCCGGCCTATCAACTGGCGGCGCAGCGCGTCGGCATACCGTCGGCGGTGCTGTACGCGGTGGCCTTGCAGGAGAGCGGCACCCGGCTGCGCGGACGCATGGTGCCCTGGCCGTGGACGCTCAATGTAGCCGGCACGCCGCAGCGCTACGCCACCCGCGCCGCAGCCTGCACGGGGCTGCGCCGGGCACTCGGCCGCAAGCCGGCCAAGCGCATCGACGCCGGGCTCGGCCAGGTCAATCTCGGCTACCACGCGCATCGCTACACCCAGCCCTGCGAGCTGCTGGACCCGTACCGCAACCTCGGCATTGCCGCGGAGATCCTGCGCGAGCAGCACATCCCCGGCGAGGACTGGCTGATTGCCATCGGCCGCTACCACCGCCCCGCTGGCGGGGAACCCGCGGCGCGCTACCGGCGCAGCGTGCATCGACACCTGACCCGCGTGCTCGGCCCCGGCATTCCCGTTCCGACCCACCAGGCCACCACACCATGA